One Ignavibacteria bacterium genomic window carries:
- the rpoC gene encoding DNA-directed RNA polymerase subunit beta', producing the protein MTTIKPLDQQSKTISKITISLANPDVILKRSHGEVTKPETINYRSFRPEKDGLFCEKIFGPTRDWECHCGKYKRIRYKGIICDRCGVEVTTKSVRRERMGHISLAVPVAHIWFFRSQPSKIGNVLGYTTKDLEKIVYYETYVVINPGPTGLKEKDLITEEQYFEILNSLPPDNDKLPDDDPRKFVAKMGGEALKALLKKVDPEALSLELRTQLKEETSQQKKQEILKRLKIIEAFKPKEGAPENKPEWMIVEVVPVIPPELRPLVPLEGGRFATSDLNDLYRKVIIRNNRLKRLIEIKAPDVILRNEKRMLQEAVDALFDNSRRTNVVRVESNRALKSLSDILKGKQGRFRQNLLGKRVDYSGRSVIVVNPELKLHQCGLNRDMALELFKPFVINKLIERGYNKTVKSARKVIDKKQPIVWEILESIVDSHPVMLNRAPTLHRLGIQAFQPILVTTKAIEIHPMVCTAFNADFDGDQMAVHVPLSPEAILECQLLMLSSHNILSPQNGNPIVIPTQDIILGAYYLTKIKNGDLGEGKVFSSPDEVLIAYENKKVGLHARIKVRIDDELIETSVGRVIFNRIVPKEMGFINELLVKKSFGSLIGKMFRKLGNVRTAQFLDDLKDIGFKYATIGGISINVDDMIVPDAKWQFVEKSNKEVKKVLNQWQEGYISEGERYNKIIDIWTHTTNNVADALVETLKKSQDGFNPLWMMIDSGARGSKEQVRQLAGMRGLMAKPQKSLTGQAGEIIESPIISNFKEGLSVIEYFISTHGARKGLADTALKTADAGYLTRRLVDVAQDVVVTQYDCGTIRGVEITALKDGEEIREPLSERILGRVALEDIEDPITKELLCEAGELITEEIAERIGETAIERVKIRTVLTCDSKRGVCAKCYGRNLTTGKLVDVGEAVGIIAAQSIGEPGTQLTLRTFHIGGAASRIVETSQVTSRFEGKAQFEGLRFVEKVNEFGEKVKVSLTRNGLINIVDNDGRILRKYEVPYGAEIVIEDNQKVEKGTILYNHDPYNAVIITEVDGVVEFQDMVENITFRHESDEQTGHIQQVVIESRDKALVPRINIVQNGNKIIEYIMPAKAHLVVREGQEIKAGTILAKIPREIGKTRDITGGLPRVTELFEARKPHDPAIVSEFDGVVSFGAQKKGTRDIIITSIDGLTTKTYSISVGKHVLVQNGDVVKAGDKLTDGDLDPHDILRIKGPNAVQEFLVNEIQEVYRLQGVKINDKHIEIIVKQMLQKVKILDPGDTKFLENDLVDKYVLEEENEKIRNSVVILNRGDSRFKNGQVVERNKVRDVNIDLRKKNKKPVEFRDAQPATSEPILLGITSAALSTESFLSAASFQETTKVLTDAATEAKTDYLLGLKENVVIGHKIPAGTGLKKFRNIILTTSEFVETKSSTQETIKVKSK; encoded by the coding sequence ATGACAACAATTAAACCTTTAGATCAGCAATCAAAAACAATTTCAAAGATTACAATTAGTCTTGCTAATCCCGATGTGATTTTGAAAAGGTCTCATGGTGAGGTAACAAAACCTGAAACAATAAATTACCGTTCATTCCGTCCCGAAAAGGATGGCCTATTCTGCGAAAAAATCTTTGGACCAACTCGCGATTGGGAATGTCATTGCGGTAAATACAAAAGAATAAGATACAAAGGTATTATATGTGATAGATGCGGTGTTGAGGTTACTACAAAATCAGTTAGACGCGAGAGAATGGGCCATATCTCTCTTGCAGTTCCCGTCGCACATATCTGGTTCTTTAGATCACAGCCAAGTAAAATCGGAAATGTTTTAGGATACACTACAAAAGATCTTGAAAAAATTGTTTACTACGAGACTTATGTTGTCATTAATCCAGGACCCACTGGATTAAAAGAAAAAGATTTGATTACCGAGGAACAGTATTTTGAAATACTAAACTCTCTTCCACCTGATAATGATAAATTACCTGATGACGATCCTCGCAAATTCGTTGCAAAAATGGGTGGAGAGGCACTCAAAGCTTTATTAAAGAAAGTAGATCCAGAAGCTTTAAGTTTAGAACTTAGAACTCAATTAAAAGAAGAAACCTCTCAACAGAAAAAACAAGAAATTCTAAAAAGATTAAAAATAATTGAAGCATTCAAACCTAAAGAAGGTGCACCAGAAAATAAACCCGAATGGATGATTGTTGAAGTCGTTCCAGTTATTCCGCCAGAACTCCGTCCTCTTGTGCCTCTTGAAGGTGGAAGATTTGCAACAAGTGACTTAAACGATCTTTATAGAAAAGTCATCATTCGCAATAATCGTCTTAAAAGATTGATCGAAATTAAAGCTCCTGATGTAATTCTGAGAAATGAAAAAAGAATGCTTCAGGAAGCTGTTGATGCATTGTTTGATAATTCAAGAAGAACAAATGTAGTTCGTGTTGAATCAAACAGAGCGTTAAAATCATTATCAGATATCTTAAAAGGAAAACAAGGACGATTTAGACAAAATCTTTTAGGAAAGAGAGTTGACTATTCTGGTCGTTCAGTAATCGTTGTTAATCCAGAGCTTAAACTTCATCAATGTGGTTTGAACCGAGATATGGCTCTGGAGCTCTTCAAACCTTTTGTAATTAACAAGCTGATTGAGCGTGGATATAACAAGACTGTTAAGAGTGCAAGAAAAGTTATCGATAAAAAGCAACCTATAGTTTGGGAAATTCTAGAGAGTATTGTTGACTCCCATCCTGTAATGTTAAACCGTGCACCAACTTTGCACAGACTTGGTATACAGGCATTCCAACCAATTTTGGTTACAACAAAAGCAATTGAAATACACCCAATGGTTTGTACAGCATTCAATGCTGACTTCGATGGAGATCAGATGGCTGTACACGTTCCGCTTTCTCCAGAAGCTATACTCGAATGCCAGTTATTAATGCTTTCAAGTCATAATATTCTTTCTCCACAAAATGGTAATCCAATTGTAATTCCAACTCAAGATATTATTCTTGGTGCATATTATTTGACCAAAATAAAAAATGGTGATCTCGGCGAAGGTAAAGTTTTCAGTTCACCAGATGAAGTTTTGATCGCTTATGAAAATAAAAAAGTTGGATTGCATGCAAGGATAAAAGTTAGAATAGATGATGAATTAATTGAGACATCAGTTGGAAGAGTAATCTTTAATCGCATTGTTCCAAAGGAGATGGGCTTTATTAATGAATTATTGGTGAAGAAGTCATTTGGTAGTTTAATTGGTAAAATGTTCCGCAAACTTGGTAATGTAAGAACCGCCCAATTCCTTGATGATCTGAAAGATATTGGTTTCAAATACGCTACAATTGGTGGTATTTCAATAAATGTCGATGATATGATTGTTCCCGATGCTAAATGGCAGTTTGTGGAAAAATCTAACAAAGAAGTAAAGAAAGTTCTCAATCAATGGCAAGAAGGTTACATTTCTGAAGGTGAAAGATATAATAAGATAATTGATATCTGGACTCACACAACAAATAATGTTGCTGATGCTCTTGTAGAAACTTTGAAGAAATCTCAGGACGGATTTAATCCACTCTGGATGATGATAGATTCAGGTGCTCGTGGTTCGAAAGAGCAAGTTCGTCAGCTTGCTGGAATGAGAGGATTGATGGCTAAGCCGCAGAAGAGTTTAACAGGACAGGCTGGTGAAATTATTGAGAGTCCAATTATTTCTAACTTCAAAGAAGGTCTTTCGGTTATTGAATATTTCATTTCAACTCACGGTGCAAGAAAGGGGCTTGCTGATACCGCTCTTAAAACTGCCGATGCTGGTTATCTTACAAGAAGATTGGTTGATGTTGCCCAAGATGTTGTAGTAACTCAATATGATTGTGGAACGATCCGGGGTGTTGAAATTACTGCATTGAAAGATGGAGAAGAAATTCGAGAACCATTATCTGAAAGAATTTTAGGAAGAGTTGCCCTTGAAGATATTGAAGATCCAATAACTAAAGAATTGCTTTGTGAAGCCGGTGAATTAATTACAGAAGAAATTGCTGAGAGAATTGGTGAAACAGCAATTGAAAGAGTTAAGATTAGAACAGTTTTGACCTGCGACTCAAAACGCGGTGTTTGTGCAAAGTGTTATGGAAGAAACTTGACTACAGGCAAATTGGTCGATGTTGGTGAGGCTGTAGGTATTATTGCAGCTCAATCGATTGGTGAACCAGGTACTCAGCTTACATTAAGAACATTCCATATTGGTGGTGCAGCTAGCAGAATAGTTGAAACTTCACAAGTTACTTCAAGATTTGAAGGTAAAGCTCAATTTGAAGGGTTAAGATTTGTTGAAAAAGTAAATGAATTTGGCGAAAAAGTAAAAGTCTCTCTTACTAGAAATGGTTTAATCAATATTGTTGATAATGATGGCAGAATACTTAGAAAGTATGAAGTTCCTTATGGTGCAGAGATAGTAATTGAGGATAATCAGAAGGTTGAGAAAGGAACAATCCTTTATAATCATGATCCTTACAATGCTGTAATTATTACCGAAGTTGATGGTGTCGTCGAATTTCAAGATATGGTGGAAAACATTACATTCCGTCACGAAAGCGATGAACAAACAGGTCATATCCAGCAGGTAGTAATTGAATCTCGTGATAAAGCTTTAGTGCCGAGAATCAATATTGTTCAGAATGGCAATAAAATTATCGAATACATTATGCCAGCTAAAGCTCATTTGGTCGTTAGAGAAGGACAGGAGATAAAAGCTGGTACTATTTTAGCAAAAATTCCACGAGAGATTGGAAAGACAAGAGATATTACTGGTGGTCTTCCAAGAGTTACCGAATTATTTGAAGCAAGAAAACCACACGATCCAGCAATTGTCTCAGAATTTGATGGAGTTGTTTCTTTCGGAGCTCAGAAAAAAGGAACTCGAGATATAATCATTACCTCTATCGATGGATTAACAACAAAAACTTATTCAATCTCAGTTGGTAAGCATGTGCTTGTTCAGAATGGTGATGTAGTTAAAGCTGGAGATAAATTAACAGATGGCGATCTTGATCCTCATGATATATTAAGAATCAAAGGTCCTAATGCAGTTCAAGAGTTCCTCGTAAATGAAATACAGGAAGTTTATCGTTTGCAAGGTGTTAAGATAAATGACAAGCACATTGAAATTATCGTTAAACAGATGCTGCAAAAAGTTAAAATCCTTGATCCAGGCGATACCAAATTCCTTGAGAATGATCTTGTTGATAAGTACGTTCTAGAAGAAGAGAATGAGAAAATCAGAAATTCTGTTGTTATTCTTAATCGTGGTGATTCAAGATTTAAGAATGGTCAGGTTGTTGAAAGAAATAAAGTAAGAGATGTTAATATCGATCTTAGAAAGAAGAATAAGAAACCTGTTGAATTTAGAGATGCTCAACCGGCAACTTCAGAACCAATTCTCTTAGGTATTACCTCAGCTGCTCTTTCAACAGAGAGCTTTTTATCAGCAGCGTCATTCCAGGAAACAACTAAGGTTTTAACAGATGCTGCAACTGAGGCAAAAACAGATTACTTACTTGGTTTGAAGGAAAATGTTGTAATTGGCCATAAGATTCCAGCAGGAACTGGTTTGAAGAAATTCAGGAATATTATTTTAACGACATCAGAATTTGTTGAAACGAAAAGTTCGACCCAGGAGACAATCAAAGTAAAATCGAAATAA